Proteins co-encoded in one Pogona vitticeps strain Pit_001003342236 chromosome 9, PviZW2.1, whole genome shotgun sequence genomic window:
- the SPRED3 gene encoding sprouty-related, EVH1 domain-containing protein 3 isoform X3, whose translation MVRVRAVVMTRDDSSGGWVPMGGGGLSHVMICKVRRPEEGQRRQYLISGERLRDQTTILECTLKRDLVYNKVNPIFHHWKVGDNKFGLTFQSPADAVAFERGVQAALEEIAEGSLSPSSTSSSSQDEADGKDEALAVYTDSESSSNSRKEMLPKPITIVTNESSSSCYIRSPLSEEFSFSTSQGLGSTGPVRVSSVQPQPLQQLSLPDEEELESISPCRDLWVTKGYEDYRRAVVQKHQPDLDKTTDVCVHFKKGSGAGRGGGSKSPREKEHGFPPGAEGRLKDPKASPSCCIHGAPSPPKHKIPKEHQQQPPPGAPGVEEDAVPSRCVYCRDVFSHEENGRGQCQDAPDPIGRCVYQFTCMWCAESMLYHCMSDSEGEYSDPCSCDTGHPHFCVRWMALITLSLVVPCMCCYLPLHACHSCGEHCGCCGGKHKAVR comes from the exons atGGTTCGGGTGCGGGCTGTGGTGATGACCCGAGACGACTCGAGCGGGGGTTGGGTGCCCATGGGCGGCGGCGGCCTGAGCCACGTGATGATCTGTAAAGTCCGACGTCCTGAGGAAGGGCAGCGGCGCCAGTACCTGATCAGCGGGGAGCGCCTCCGGGACCAGACG acCATCTTGGAATGCACGCTGAAGAGGGACCTGGTCTATAACAAAGTGAACCCCATTTTCCACCACTGGAAAGTGGGGGACAACAAGTTTGGCCTCACCTTCCAGAGCCCCGCCGATGCTGTGGCCTTCGAGCGAGGTGTGCAAGCAGCTCTGGAGGAAATCGCCGAAG GTTCCCTCTcgccttcctccacctcctcttcttctcaGGACGAAGCTGACGGGAAAGACGAAGCTTTAGCG GTGTACACAGACAGCGAATCCTCGTCAAACAGCCGGAAGGAAATGCTCCCCAAACCCATCACGATCGTAACCAATGAATCCTCATCCAGCTGCTACATCCGTTCACCCCTCTCGGAAGAGTTCTCCTTCAGCACATCGCAGGGGCTGGGCTCAACTGGGCCAGTACGTGTCTCTTcg GTCCAGCCCCAGCCCTTACAACAGCTGAGCCTTCCGGACGAAGAAGAGCTAGAGAGCATCTCTCCTTGCCGAGACCTTTGGGTCACCAAAGGCTACGAGGACTATCGCAGGGCGGTGGTGCAGAAGCACCAGCCCGACCTGGACAAGACGACGGACGTGTGCGTGCACTTTAAGAAGGGCAGCGGCGCCGGCAGAGGCGGCGGCAGCAAATCCCCGCGGGAGAAGGAACACGGCTTCCCGCCCGGGGCCGAAGGGCGGCTCAAGGACCCCAAGGCCTCTCCTTCTTGCTGCATCCACGGGGCCCCCTCGCCCCCCAAGCACAAGATCCCGAAGGAGCACCAGCAGCAGCCCCCGCCCGGCGCCCCCGGGGTGGAAGAGGACGCCGTGCCTTCTCGGTGCGTCTACTGCCGGGACGTCTTTAGCCACGAGGAGAACGGGCGCGGACAGTGCCAAGACGCGCCGGACCCCATCGGGCGCTGCGTCTACCAGTTCACCTGCATGTGGTGCGCGGAGAGCATGCTCTACCACTGCATGTCAGACTCGGAAGGCGAGTATTCGGACCCGTGCTCCTGCGACACCGGCCACCCCCATTTCTGTGTTCGCTGGATGGCCCTGATCACCCTCTCTCTCGTCGTCCCCTGCATGTGCTGTTACCTGCCCCTCCACGCCTGCCATTCGTGTGGCGAGCACTGTGGCTGCTGCGGCGGCAAGCACAAGGCGGTCCGGTGA
- the FAM98C gene encoding protein FAM98C, with amino-acid sequence MGAAVRSRGAQARVPPGSEGLLRCRRAEGMEGTGAERCLSVEAFAQVAEEGISSPQFTGLCSWLVSELRALCPLEEDVNPTQGPEDAEMFQIEVSGLLAELCCPYPSLTTGDVTARLSTPESCLQLLYFLSSELLAARLQARKKPPSPEQRDRSGEAVRELQLICQALGMPEPDPGYSVHQLLGDIECKILEVLSTLPPEHQQMAPLLKVHLSSEEWATLGEIHETLQTEYRCRERMMITRLDVTIASFHWSERAEERRAAMAEVFKRFRQSLPGQSPVTLAHLLAAREDFSRIVKTSSGASRDKTSCAINKVLLAGDVPDRGGRPNEIEPPMPTWEKRRSGGGSSSQRWGKRGKKKKK; translated from the exons ATGGGAGCGGCCGTGAGGTCCAGAGGCGCGCAGGCGCGGGTGCCACCAGGAAGTGAGGGGCTGTTGCGCTGCAGGCGAGCGGAAGGGATGGAAGGAACGGGAGCAGAGCG gtGCCTGTCTGTGGAGGCCTTTGCCCAAGTGGCTGAGGAGGGCATCTCCAGCCCCCAGTTCACGGGGCTGTGCTCGTGGCTCGTGTCAGAGCTCCGAGCCCTTTGCCCTCTTGAAGAGGACGTGAACCCAACTCAAG GTCCCGAAGATGCTGAGATGTTCCAGATCGAGGTGAGTGGCCTTCTTGCTGAGCTGTGCTGTCCATATCCCTCACTAACGACGGGAGATGTAACGGCAAGACTCAGCACCCCCGAGAGCTGCCTCCAGCTGCTGT ACTTCTTGAGCTCAGAGCTCCTGGCTGCCCGGCTCCAGGCTCGGAAAAAGCCCCCTTCGCCAGAGCAGCGAGACAGATCCGGAGAAGCTGTGCGTGAGCTGCAACTGATCTGCCAGGCTCTGGGAATGCCAGAACCAGATCCAGGCTATTCTGTTCATCAGCTATTGggagatatagaatgtaag ATTTTGGAGGTCCTTTCCACTCTGCCTCCTGAGCACCAGCAGATGGCGCCCCTCCTAAAGGTCCATCTGAGTTCTGAAGAATGG GCAACCTTGGGGGAAATCCATGAAACCCTCCAGACAGAGTATCGATGTCGCGAACGTATGATGATCACCCGTCTGGATGTCACCATTGCTTCCTTCCATTGGTCCGAGAGGGCAGAg GAGCGCAGGGCAGCCATGGCAGAGGTCTTCAAACGCTTCCGGCAGTCTCTGCCAGGCCAGTCCCCGGTCACCCTGGCTCATCTGTTGGCAGCTAGAGAGGACTTCTCACGCATCGTCAAGACCAGCAGCGGCGCCTCCCGGGACAAGACCAGTTGTGCCATCAACAAG GTGCTGCTCGCAGGTGACGTCCCAGACCGGGGTGGCCGTCCGAACGAGATAGAACCTCCCATGCCGACGTGGGAAAAAAGGCGCTCAGGTGGGGGAAGCAGCAGCCAGCGCTGGGGCAAgcgggggaagaagaagaagaaatga
- the SPRED3 gene encoding sprouty-related, EVH1 domain-containing protein 3 isoform X1: MFLGSLFTIFFSHIFPLKGPKAADILKRQHSKQAHYMVRVRAVVMTRDDSSGGWVPMGGGGLSHVMICKVRRPEEGQRRQYLISGERLRDQTTILECTLKRDLVYNKVNPIFHHWKVGDNKFGLTFQSPADAVAFERGVQAALEEIAEGSLSPSSTSSSSQDEADGKDEALAVYTDSESSSNSRKEMLPKPITIVTNESSSSCYIRSPLSEEFSFSTSQGLGSTGPVRVSSVQPQPLQQLSLPDEEELESISPCRDLWVTKGYEDYRRAVVQKHQPDLDKTTDVCVHFKKGSGAGRGGGSKSPREKEHGFPPGAEGRLKDPKASPSCCIHGAPSPPKHKIPKEHQQQPPPGAPGVEEDAVPSRCVYCRDVFSHEENGRGQCQDAPDPIGRCVYQFTCMWCAESMLYHCMSDSEGEYSDPCSCDTGHPHFCVRWMALITLSLVVPCMCCYLPLHACHSCGEHCGCCGGKHKAVR; this comes from the exons ttacatGGTTCGGGTGCGGGCTGTGGTGATGACCCGAGACGACTCGAGCGGGGGTTGGGTGCCCATGGGCGGCGGCGGCCTGAGCCACGTGATGATCTGTAAAGTCCGACGTCCTGAGGAAGGGCAGCGGCGCCAGTACCTGATCAGCGGGGAGCGCCTCCGGGACCAGACG acCATCTTGGAATGCACGCTGAAGAGGGACCTGGTCTATAACAAAGTGAACCCCATTTTCCACCACTGGAAAGTGGGGGACAACAAGTTTGGCCTCACCTTCCAGAGCCCCGCCGATGCTGTGGCCTTCGAGCGAGGTGTGCAAGCAGCTCTGGAGGAAATCGCCGAAG GTTCCCTCTcgccttcctccacctcctcttcttctcaGGACGAAGCTGACGGGAAAGACGAAGCTTTAGCG GTGTACACAGACAGCGAATCCTCGTCAAACAGCCGGAAGGAAATGCTCCCCAAACCCATCACGATCGTAACCAATGAATCCTCATCCAGCTGCTACATCCGTTCACCCCTCTCGGAAGAGTTCTCCTTCAGCACATCGCAGGGGCTGGGCTCAACTGGGCCAGTACGTGTCTCTTcg GTCCAGCCCCAGCCCTTACAACAGCTGAGCCTTCCGGACGAAGAAGAGCTAGAGAGCATCTCTCCTTGCCGAGACCTTTGGGTCACCAAAGGCTACGAGGACTATCGCAGGGCGGTGGTGCAGAAGCACCAGCCCGACCTGGACAAGACGACGGACGTGTGCGTGCACTTTAAGAAGGGCAGCGGCGCCGGCAGAGGCGGCGGCAGCAAATCCCCGCGGGAGAAGGAACACGGCTTCCCGCCCGGGGCCGAAGGGCGGCTCAAGGACCCCAAGGCCTCTCCTTCTTGCTGCATCCACGGGGCCCCCTCGCCCCCCAAGCACAAGATCCCGAAGGAGCACCAGCAGCAGCCCCCGCCCGGCGCCCCCGGGGTGGAAGAGGACGCCGTGCCTTCTCGGTGCGTCTACTGCCGGGACGTCTTTAGCCACGAGGAGAACGGGCGCGGACAGTGCCAAGACGCGCCGGACCCCATCGGGCGCTGCGTCTACCAGTTCACCTGCATGTGGTGCGCGGAGAGCATGCTCTACCACTGCATGTCAGACTCGGAAGGCGAGTATTCGGACCCGTGCTCCTGCGACACCGGCCACCCCCATTTCTGTGTTCGCTGGATGGCCCTGATCACCCTCTCTCTCGTCGTCCCCTGCATGTGCTGTTACCTGCCCCTCCACGCCTGCCATTCGTGTGGCGAGCACTGTGGCTGCTGCGGCGGCAAGCACAAGGCGGTCCGGTGA
- the SPRED3 gene encoding sprouty-related, EVH1 domain-containing protein 3 isoform X2, whose protein sequence is MFLGSLFTIFFSHIFPLKGPKAADILKRQHSKQAHYMVRVRAVVMTRDDSSGGWVPMGGGGLSHVMICKVRRPEEGQRRQYLISGERLRDQTTILECTLKRDLVYNKVNPIFHHWKVGDNKFGLTFQSPADAVAFERGVQAALEEIAEGSLSPSSTSSSSQDEADGKDEALAVYTDSESSSNSRKEMLPKPITIVTNESSSSCYIRSPLSEEFSFSTSQGLGSTGPVQPQPLQQLSLPDEEELESISPCRDLWVTKGYEDYRRAVVQKHQPDLDKTTDVCVHFKKGSGAGRGGGSKSPREKEHGFPPGAEGRLKDPKASPSCCIHGAPSPPKHKIPKEHQQQPPPGAPGVEEDAVPSRCVYCRDVFSHEENGRGQCQDAPDPIGRCVYQFTCMWCAESMLYHCMSDSEGEYSDPCSCDTGHPHFCVRWMALITLSLVVPCMCCYLPLHACHSCGEHCGCCGGKHKAVR, encoded by the exons ttacatGGTTCGGGTGCGGGCTGTGGTGATGACCCGAGACGACTCGAGCGGGGGTTGGGTGCCCATGGGCGGCGGCGGCCTGAGCCACGTGATGATCTGTAAAGTCCGACGTCCTGAGGAAGGGCAGCGGCGCCAGTACCTGATCAGCGGGGAGCGCCTCCGGGACCAGACG acCATCTTGGAATGCACGCTGAAGAGGGACCTGGTCTATAACAAAGTGAACCCCATTTTCCACCACTGGAAAGTGGGGGACAACAAGTTTGGCCTCACCTTCCAGAGCCCCGCCGATGCTGTGGCCTTCGAGCGAGGTGTGCAAGCAGCTCTGGAGGAAATCGCCGAAG GTTCCCTCTcgccttcctccacctcctcttcttctcaGGACGAAGCTGACGGGAAAGACGAAGCTTTAGCG GTGTACACAGACAGCGAATCCTCGTCAAACAGCCGGAAGGAAATGCTCCCCAAACCCATCACGATCGTAACCAATGAATCCTCATCCAGCTGCTACATCCGTTCACCCCTCTCGGAAGAGTTCTCCTTCAGCACATCGCAGGGGCTGGGCTCAACTGGGCCA GTCCAGCCCCAGCCCTTACAACAGCTGAGCCTTCCGGACGAAGAAGAGCTAGAGAGCATCTCTCCTTGCCGAGACCTTTGGGTCACCAAAGGCTACGAGGACTATCGCAGGGCGGTGGTGCAGAAGCACCAGCCCGACCTGGACAAGACGACGGACGTGTGCGTGCACTTTAAGAAGGGCAGCGGCGCCGGCAGAGGCGGCGGCAGCAAATCCCCGCGGGAGAAGGAACACGGCTTCCCGCCCGGGGCCGAAGGGCGGCTCAAGGACCCCAAGGCCTCTCCTTCTTGCTGCATCCACGGGGCCCCCTCGCCCCCCAAGCACAAGATCCCGAAGGAGCACCAGCAGCAGCCCCCGCCCGGCGCCCCCGGGGTGGAAGAGGACGCCGTGCCTTCTCGGTGCGTCTACTGCCGGGACGTCTTTAGCCACGAGGAGAACGGGCGCGGACAGTGCCAAGACGCGCCGGACCCCATCGGGCGCTGCGTCTACCAGTTCACCTGCATGTGGTGCGCGGAGAGCATGCTCTACCACTGCATGTCAGACTCGGAAGGCGAGTATTCGGACCCGTGCTCCTGCGACACCGGCCACCCCCATTTCTGTGTTCGCTGGATGGCCCTGATCACCCTCTCTCTCGTCGTCCCCTGCATGTGCTGTTACCTGCCCCTCCACGCCTGCCATTCGTGTGGCGAGCACTGTGGCTGCTGCGGCGGCAAGCACAAGGCGGTCCGGTGA